One genomic segment of Virgibacillus doumboii includes these proteins:
- the mgtE gene encoding magnesium transporter yields MEDTVTQHIQWDELQAHIKNEELEAFRKEFLDMHPYDQAMFFLEQEAESRLRIYTYLSPEETADFMENIELEDIESFFTEMDPRFAAMVISEMATDDAVDILNELEKDVVVSFLTIMDEKAADEIKELLHYEEKTAGSIMTTEFVAIYKTDTVKETMQLLKAEAPEAETIYYLYVLDADKRLVGVTSLRDLIISEDDVRIADVMSEKIVSVSVAKDQEEVAQMIRDYDFLALPVVDFQNHLLGIITVDDILDVMEEEASDDYSKLAGVSDMDRPKDSAFISAKKRLPWLVILLFLGMLTASLIGQFEKTLNQVAALALFIPLIAGMAGNTGTQSLAVAVRGIATGDYGKQGKMKLILREAGTGLITGTVCGILITIIIFLWRGEFFLGLLVGLSIMATLIVATIAGSFVPILMDKLGIDPAVASGPFITTINDIISILIYFGLATAFMNFLIQSS; encoded by the coding sequence ATGGAAGATACAGTTACGCAGCATATCCAGTGGGATGAACTGCAGGCCCATATTAAAAATGAGGAATTGGAAGCGTTCCGGAAAGAGTTCCTTGATATGCACCCATATGATCAGGCAATGTTCTTTTTGGAGCAGGAAGCGGAATCCCGTTTAAGGATTTATACATACCTGTCCCCGGAAGAAACAGCAGATTTTATGGAAAACATTGAACTGGAAGACATCGAATCGTTTTTTACTGAGATGGATCCGCGCTTTGCGGCGATGGTTATTTCCGAAATGGCAACAGACGATGCAGTGGATATTTTAAATGAGCTGGAGAAGGATGTCGTCGTCAGTTTCCTCACCATAATGGATGAGAAGGCTGCAGATGAGATTAAAGAACTTCTCCACTATGAAGAGAAAACGGCCGGTAGTATCATGACTACCGAGTTTGTGGCGATTTATAAGACAGATACAGTTAAAGAGACGATGCAGCTATTGAAGGCTGAGGCACCGGAAGCGGAAACAATTTATTATTTATATGTACTTGATGCTGACAAACGGCTTGTTGGTGTTACATCATTGCGTGATTTAATTATTTCGGAAGACGATGTTCGGATTGCCGATGTAATGAGTGAAAAAATTGTTTCCGTATCCGTCGCAAAAGATCAGGAAGAGGTTGCCCAAATGATTCGCGATTACGACTTCCTGGCACTGCCGGTTGTTGATTTTCAAAACCATCTGCTGGGAATAATTACCGTCGATGATATATTGGATGTTATGGAAGAAGAAGCGAGCGATGACTACTCCAAACTTGCCGGGGTATCGGATATGGACCGGCCAAAAGATAGTGCATTCATTTCGGCAAAAAAGCGCCTGCCATGGCTGGTTATTTTATTATTTTTAGGAATGCTGACAGCAAGTTTGATTGGACAGTTTGAAAAAACTCTTAATCAGGTGGCGGCGCTTGCGTTATTTATTCCGCTGATTGCGGGGATGGCCGGGAATACAGGTACACAGTCGCTTGCAGTTGCCGTCCGTGGTATTGCAACCGGTGATTATGGCAAACAGGGGAAAATGAAACTGATTTTGCGCGAAGCCGGTACAGGGCTGATTACCGGAACCGTTTGTGGAATATTAATAACGATTATTATTTTCCTGTGGAGGGGCGAATTTTTCCTTGGATTGCTTGTAGGGCTCTCCATTATGGCAACGCTGATTGTTGCAACGATTGCGGGATCTTTCGTGCCAATTTTAATGGATAAACTCGGCATTGACCCGGCTGTTGCATCCGGTCCGTTTATTACAACAATAAATGATATTATTTCGATTCTAATTTATTTTGGGCTGGCAACTGCATTCATGAATTTTTTAATCCAATCCTCATGA
- a CDS encoding FtsW/RodA/SpoVE family cell cycle protein, which yields MRQRTPLNLDYTLIFILILLGITSVFTLYILEPSLPPKYDGSNFFIKQALWYIAGGMVIFAVMLIDYDRFHQITWILYGIGLTSLLMLFAGFPPGIVHEANGAVSWFKFPVLGTIQPGEFMKVILIMTLAHVIVRHNNKYFNKTIKSDLGLLAKILLLSLPPMGLLAVQPDLGGFLVLAAITGSMILISGVKWRILFSILFIIVDIVLLAIVAWYLFPGPIADFLEESIFEHVSSRFTGWLNPQQNYDEGYQLILAMMAIGSGQLFGKGISNMEVYVPERHTDMIFTAVAEQFGFIGSSIVVTLFFLLIYRLIHIALLSNDKYGSYLITGIIGMFAYQIFQNIGMSIQLLPITGLPLPFLSYGGSSTITYMLAIGIVLNVHSRTKEYMFSEARWKD from the coding sequence ATGCGACAACGAACCCCATTAAATCTTGATTATACATTAATATTTATTTTAATACTCTTAGGAATTACAAGCGTTTTTACTTTATATATACTCGAACCAAGTTTACCCCCAAAATATGATGGTTCGAACTTCTTTATCAAACAGGCACTTTGGTATATAGCCGGCGGAATGGTGATCTTCGCCGTTATGCTTATCGATTATGACCGTTTTCACCAGATTACATGGATATTATATGGAATCGGCTTAACTTCATTACTTATGCTTTTTGCAGGATTTCCACCCGGAATTGTCCATGAAGCCAATGGTGCTGTCAGCTGGTTCAAATTTCCGGTACTGGGAACCATTCAACCCGGGGAATTTATGAAAGTAATCCTGATTATGACACTTGCCCATGTCATTGTCCGGCATAACAATAAATATTTCAACAAAACGATCAAAAGTGATTTGGGTCTGCTTGCAAAGATATTGCTGCTTTCCCTTCCCCCTATGGGATTGCTTGCCGTTCAGCCCGATTTGGGTGGATTTTTGGTGCTTGCAGCGATTACAGGAAGTATGATTCTTATCTCAGGTGTCAAATGGCGGATTCTTTTCTCCATTCTTTTTATTATAGTCGATATTGTTCTGTTGGCAATTGTTGCATGGTACTTATTTCCCGGGCCGATTGCAGACTTCCTGGAAGAGTCCATTTTTGAACACGTCTCCAGCAGATTTACCGGCTGGCTTAATCCACAACAAAACTATGATGAAGGGTATCAGCTGATTCTGGCAATGATGGCGATTGGATCCGGTCAACTGTTCGGTAAAGGTATCAGCAATATGGAAGTTTATGTGCCTGAACGGCATACGGATATGATTTTCACTGCTGTTGCTGAACAATTTGGCTTTATCGGTTCAAGTATTGTTGTAACATTATTTTTCCTATTGATTTATCGGCTGATTCATATTGCCTTGCTCAGTAATGATAAATATGGCAGCTACCTGATAACAGGTATTATCGGGATGTTTGCCTATCAGATATTCCAAAACATCGGTATGTCAATCCAGCTGCTGCCGATTACCGGACTGCCGCTTCCGTTCCTGAGTTATGGAGGAAGCTCAACAATCACCTATATGCTGGCAATTGGCATTGTTCTTAATGTACATTCGAGGACAAAAGAATATATGTTTAGTGAGGCAAGGTGGAAAGATTAA
- the prpE gene encoding bis(5'-nucleosyl)-tetraphosphatase PrpE, which yields MQIDVIGDVHGCLEELHELFHALGYNQKDGIFVHPDGRIPVFLGDITDRGPFSIGSIKIVYDMVVVHKQARYVPGNHCNKLYRYFLGNNVQERHGLETTTAEYTALPKSEQTKIRNEFIELYETAPLYLEMPEVEAVVAHAGIKESFIGRTDKRVKTFVLYGDITGRFHNDGRPIRRDWALDYQGNRWIVYGHTPVKEPRIVNKTINIDTGCVFGNKLTAFRLPEEKIVSVPSRQPLIEEKFRYFD from the coding sequence ATGCAAATAGACGTTATTGGCGATGTACATGGATGTCTTGAGGAACTCCATGAGCTGTTTCATGCACTAGGCTACAACCAAAAGGATGGTATTTTTGTGCACCCTGACGGCAGAATCCCCGTATTTTTAGGGGATATTACCGATCGGGGGCCTTTTTCCATTGGGTCGATTAAAATCGTATACGATATGGTTGTTGTTCATAAACAAGCCCGGTACGTCCCCGGGAACCATTGCAATAAGCTGTACCGTTATTTTCTCGGAAATAATGTTCAAGAGCGGCATGGACTGGAAACGACCACGGCGGAATACACCGCTTTGCCAAAGTCTGAGCAGACTAAAATAAGGAATGAATTTATCGAACTCTATGAGACAGCGCCGCTTTATTTGGAAATGCCGGAAGTTGAGGCTGTTGTGGCCCATGCAGGGATTAAAGAATCATTTATTGGCAGAACGGATAAACGAGTAAAAACCTTTGTCCTGTACGGGGATATAACGGGCAGGTTTCATAATGACGGCCGTCCGATCAGACGTGATTGGGCACTGGATTACCAGGGGAACCGCTGGATTGTGTATGGGCACACGCCTGTAAAAGAACCGCGGATTGTGAATAAAACGATTAATATTGATACTGGATGTGTATTCGGAAATAAGCTGACTGCCTTTCGCTTACCGGAGGAAAAAATCGTTTCGGTTCCATCCAGGCAGCCATTGATCGAGGAAAAATTCCGGTATTTTGACTAA
- a CDS encoding RluA family pseudouridine synthase, whose translation MKWIIDHQHEGLTIHEYLQQVQAFSRSLIKSVIHDGGRICVNDLPKTVRYLLCGGDELLVVFPEEKKGPFMVPEGMPLSIIYEDKDVLILDKPPGTATIPSNLHPSGTIANGVLAYYEKYDIPYTFHVVTRLDKDTSGLLLIAKHRYSHSILSRSQKAGKINRKYVCVVEGHLADKKGTINAPIGRKEGSIIERTVTETGKSAVTHYSVRQEGSAHSLVDVQLETGRTHQIRVHFSYLGHSLAGDDLYGGSTALIHRQALHCYHIAFQHPTTKKNMDFSIPAADDMTQLI comes from the coding sequence GTGAAGTGGATTATTGACCATCAACATGAAGGACTGACCATACACGAATACTTGCAGCAGGTACAGGCATTTTCCAGAAGTTTAATCAAATCCGTCATCCATGATGGAGGACGGATTTGTGTAAATGATTTACCAAAAACAGTCCGTTATCTTTTGTGCGGAGGTGATGAACTTTTAGTTGTTTTCCCTGAGGAGAAAAAAGGTCCATTCATGGTTCCCGAGGGAATGCCGCTTTCAATTATTTATGAGGATAAAGATGTTTTAATCCTGGACAAACCACCAGGAACGGCAACGATCCCGTCGAATCTGCATCCATCCGGAACCATCGCGAATGGAGTGCTTGCGTATTATGAAAAATATGACATTCCCTACACATTCCATGTGGTAACAAGGCTTGATAAGGATACTTCCGGTTTATTATTAATTGCAAAACACCGTTACAGTCATTCAATTTTATCGCGATCACAGAAGGCCGGTAAAATAAACAGGAAGTACGTTTGCGTTGTGGAAGGACATTTGGCAGATAAAAAAGGAACCATCAATGCTCCAATTGGCCGCAAAGAAGGTTCCATTATTGAACGAACCGTAACCGAAACTGGAAAATCAGCTGTTACACATTACAGCGTAAGACAGGAAGGTTCAGCACATTCGCTGGTGGATGTTCAGTTGGAAACAGGAAGGACACATCAGATACGTGTACATTTCTCATATCTAGGTCATTCATTGGCCGGTGATGATTTATACGGCGGTTCGACTGCATTAATCCACCGGCAGGCATTGCATTGTTACCATATTGCTTTTCAGCATCCAACAACGAAAAAGAATATGGACTTTTCCATTCCGGCCGCTGATGATATGACACAACTGATTTAG
- a CDS encoding NAD kinase: MKFAIVSKGDDRSNKIQATMKQYLTDFDLDYDEKNPDLVISVGGDGTFLEAFHNYVHCLESTSFIGVHTGHLGFYADWVPDEVEKLIIEIAKTPFQVVEYPLLEVIIRGHSGGREDRFLALNEATIKTPEGSVVFDVDIKGAHFETFRGDGLCISTPSGSTAYNKALGGGIIHPSLEAIQLTEMASINNRVFRTIGSPLILPKHHTCLLKPIVDRSFLITIDHFTQSYTNVKSIQCRVAKERVRFARFRPFPFWDRVRDSFVADDDDDKNK; encoded by the coding sequence GTGAAATTTGCAATAGTATCAAAAGGCGATGATCGATCAAATAAAATTCAGGCTACTATGAAGCAATACTTAACTGATTTTGATTTAGATTATGATGAAAAAAATCCTGACCTGGTTATATCCGTTGGAGGAGATGGCACATTTTTAGAGGCATTTCATAATTATGTACATTGCCTTGAGTCAACTTCATTCATTGGTGTTCATACGGGTCACTTGGGTTTCTATGCGGATTGGGTTCCTGATGAAGTAGAAAAACTGATAATCGAGATAGCAAAAACGCCTTTTCAGGTTGTTGAGTATCCCCTTCTGGAAGTAATTATCCGCGGACATTCCGGTGGCAGAGAAGACCGTTTTCTTGCATTAAATGAAGCTACCATCAAAACACCAGAAGGTTCGGTTGTGTTTGATGTCGATATTAAGGGAGCACATTTTGAAACGTTTCGCGGAGATGGTCTCTGTATTTCAACGCCATCAGGCAGTACCGCGTATAATAAAGCATTAGGTGGCGGGATTATCCATCCGTCCCTCGAGGCAATCCAGCTTACTGAAATGGCATCAATCAACAATCGGGTTTTCCGTACAATCGGTTCCCCGCTGATTTTGCCAAAACACCACACGTGTCTGCTTAAGCCGATTGTCGACCGAAGCTTTTTAATTACGATTGATCACTTCACGCAAAGCTACACGAATGTGAAGTCAATCCAGTGCCGGGTAGCAAAAGAACGTGTTCGTTTCGCACGGTTCAGACCATTTCCATTCTGGGATCGGGTCCGTGACTCATTCGTGGCAGATGATGACGATGATAAGAATAAGTAA
- a CDS encoding GTP pyrophosphokinase → MNWDAILAPYTQVVEELKVKLKGIRKQFEYESRHSPIEFITGRVKPVPSILEKAESRRIPLDKIEHELQDIAGVRVVCQFVDDIYTIVKMIRSRKDFTIIEEKDYVSRKKESGYRSYHIIIEYPVETIQGVRQVVAEIQIRTLAMNFWATNEHSLNYKYKGRIPSEIKSRLQRAAEAAFKLDEEMSIIKNEVQEAQRIFHRK, encoded by the coding sequence ATGAATTGGGATGCAATACTTGCCCCATATACACAAGTGGTTGAAGAATTGAAAGTGAAGTTAAAAGGTATACGAAAGCAGTTTGAATATGAATCCAGACATTCACCGATTGAATTTATTACCGGACGTGTCAAGCCTGTTCCGAGTATTTTGGAAAAAGCGGAAAGCAGACGAATACCATTGGACAAGATTGAGCACGAACTTCAGGATATTGCGGGTGTCAGGGTGGTTTGTCAGTTTGTTGATGATATTTATACAATAGTAAAAATGATTCGATCACGTAAGGACTTTACTATAATTGAAGAAAAGGATTATGTATCAAGAAAGAAAGAGAGTGGTTACCGGTCGTACCATATTATTATTGAGTACCCTGTTGAAACAATTCAGGGAGTAAGGCAGGTAGTTGCGGAGATTCAAATACGGACACTTGCCATGAATTTTTGGGCAACAAACGAACATTCACTGAACTACAAATACAAAGGCAGAATTCCCTCAGAAATTAAATCCAGGCTGCAGCGGGCAGCGGAGGCGGCATTCAAGCTGGACGAGGAAATGTCAATTATTAAAAATGAAGTACAGGAAGCACAACGAATATTCCATCGAAAGTAA
- a CDS encoding CYTH domain-containing protein encodes MAQEIEIEYKNLLTESEFNRVLDSLPFPEETQTQTNHYFETADFSLKENGCALRIREKNGIFTLTLKEPHDTGLLETHDTLSEQEAHDWITGRFVPKKHTSKQLAAKDISLDDLTYLGSLVTDRRELKYDNVLLVLDYSTYNGTSDFELEMEAASEEIGREAMRKVLEKFSIEKRQTPNKIQRFFESKNGSVDS; translated from the coding sequence TTGGCACAGGAAATTGAAATTGAATACAAAAACCTGTTGACAGAATCTGAGTTTAATCGTGTCCTTGATAGTCTTCCATTTCCGGAAGAAACCCAAACACAAACAAACCATTATTTTGAAACTGCTGATTTTTCCCTTAAAGAAAACGGCTGTGCATTACGGATCCGGGAAAAGAATGGCATATTCACATTAACCTTAAAAGAACCGCATGATACCGGGTTGCTTGAAACACATGACACCCTGTCAGAACAGGAAGCCCATGATTGGATAACCGGACGATTCGTACCAAAGAAACATACCTCAAAACAGCTTGCTGCTAAAGATATTTCCCTGGATGATTTGACTTATCTGGGAAGTCTGGTAACAGATCGCCGTGAATTAAAGTATGATAATGTACTGCTGGTGCTTGATTACAGTACGTATAACGGGACATCGGACTTTGAATTGGAAATGGAAGCTGCGTCTGAAGAAATCGGACGTGAAGCAATGCGTAAGGTCCTGGAAAAATTTAGTATTGAAAAGCGTCAAACTCCAAATAAGATACAGCGTTTTTTTGAATCAAAAAACGGTTCAGTCGATAGCTAA
- a CDS encoding globin, with amino-acid sequence MSRAGTIYEAIGGFDTIDRLVSAFYKRVGNHPKLTPIFPDDLTWTAQKQRWFLTQFFGGPQLYNENRGHPMMRRRHLPFEITPERKDAWLECMDAALNEAKIEEPYRTAIFEKLTMTAHHMMNTPQ; translated from the coding sequence ATGTCCCGAGCTGGAACAATATACGAAGCAATTGGCGGCTTCGATACAATAGACAGACTGGTGAGCGCATTTTATAAACGAGTTGGTAATCATCCAAAACTTACACCAATTTTTCCGGATGATCTTACATGGACTGCACAGAAACAGCGGTGGTTTTTAACCCAGTTTTTCGGAGGTCCGCAACTTTATAACGAAAATCGTGGCCATCCAATGATGCGCAGACGTCATCTTCCCTTTGAGATTACACCTGAACGAAAAGACGCATGGCTCGAATGTATGGACGCTGCACTAAATGAAGCTAAAATTGAAGAACCTTATCGCACGGCTATATTTGAAAAATTGACCATGACTGCACATCATATGATGAACACACCGCAATGA
- a CDS encoding ClpXP adapter SpxH family protein: MSWKQAGLESSNDTNTSAKYSYFDFVQKPVEIYVFVDPLCPECWSLEPYLKKLSIEYGRFFTIRPIISGHLNKLNKDKFDKPKRLKDIWEKTASRTGMSCDGDLWIENPVSSPWIASLAIKAAELQGKKAGRLFLRKVQENLFLKKHDISDEDVLIQCAEDSRLDVEEFENDLYSSSAKKAFQADLKLTKEMEVDYIPTMVFFNQKAEEQGIKISGLYPYDIYVQVLKQILQKNPVPSSKPPLESFLQYYGVVGNKEISVVYDWTKAKTEKEMKKLQLRQSVEKIPVKYGTFWKYNDE, from the coding sequence GTGAGTTGGAAGCAGGCTGGGCTTGAGAGCTCAAATGACACAAACACATCGGCAAAATATAGCTATTTCGATTTTGTACAAAAACCGGTTGAAATATATGTTTTCGTAGATCCGCTATGTCCGGAATGCTGGTCATTAGAACCATATTTGAAGAAACTATCCATTGAATATGGACGTTTTTTTACTATAAGACCAATTATCAGCGGACATTTAAATAAGCTGAATAAAGACAAATTTGATAAACCGAAACGTTTAAAAGATATATGGGAAAAAACAGCAAGCCGTACCGGTATGAGTTGTGATGGAGATTTGTGGATTGAGAACCCGGTATCTTCCCCATGGATTGCATCACTTGCAATAAAAGCAGCCGAACTGCAGGGCAAAAAAGCCGGCCGGTTATTTTTACGTAAGGTACAGGAAAACCTGTTTCTCAAAAAGCACGATATCTCGGATGAGGATGTTTTAATACAATGTGCAGAAGATTCCAGGCTTGATGTCGAGGAATTTGAAAATGATTTATATTCATCATCAGCCAAAAAAGCTTTCCAGGCAGACTTAAAACTTACGAAGGAAATGGAAGTCGATTATATCCCAACAATGGTGTTCTTCAATCAGAAAGCTGAAGAGCAGGGTATTAAAATCTCAGGTCTATATCCATATGATATTTATGTCCAGGTTCTGAAACAGATTCTGCAAAAAAACCCGGTACCTTCGAGTAAACCTCCATTGGAATCCTTTCTGCAATACTATGGTGTTGTCGGCAACAAGGAAATTTCAGTGGTATATGACTGGACAAAAGCCAAAACCGAAAAGGAAATGAAAAAGTTACAATTAAGGCAATCTGTTGAAAAAATCCCCGTAAAATATGGGACTTTCTGGAAATACAATGATGAATAA